CTTTTCGGTTGTTTGGCGGCCATGATGGTTGCTAAGCAATGAGCATGCGACTAAAGGTTGCATTATTAATCCGCTCTGAAATACTAAGACAGAAAGGCGGTGTGTCGTTCCATATTTTTCTCAGCATTTGATTGAAGATAGAAAGGTTGGAAGAAGCGTGTTAAATAATCAAGGTGTATCTAGTGAAAGTGAATCAGATCTTGCTGCATGCCCCATGCACTAGTATTACTCTTGTTTAAATCCAAGTGCTTGACGGCCATTCTATATCTAATTGTTTGTGTGGCAAACCTTCAGTTCAGAGCATGCAATTTTTTAATTATGTTTCGGTTTTGTTGCTGTTGTGCAGTTGGGCTGCTTGAGCTGAGCTTGCTCGCTCGCCGTTGGGCGCGTGCATGGCGCCCAAGAGCAAGCGTGGGAAGGGCAAgggcgagaagaagaagaaagatgagaaaggTGAGTGCTTTTCATCTTCACTATATAGTCTTAGTTTCCTCTTAGCCATTGTTTAATTTCCAGCTTATCATTTTTTATTTCATCTTGTGATTGTTACAGTTCTCCCTGTCGCCATTGACATCAGTGTGAACCTCCCGGACCAGTCTCATGTCATTCTGAAGGTTTGGTTTCCGAGTCCTTGTCACACCATTCTAGTTGTTCAATCTCCTCATTGCAGTTTCCTCGTCTGTCCCCTTAAATACACAGTGAGAATAGAGTTCGATCTCATTCATTGTATTACATAAGTACACCCACGAACAAGGCAGCGAATTATGTTTTCTATTGCAAATCACATATTGAAACTGCAAATTATAGTTTCATTACACTAAAACCAGCTTGGTCGTATTCATAGCATAGCTTTGCTCCATATTTGCCTGCTTCTTTGTTCAGGGGATTTCAACGGACAGGATCATCGATGTGAGGCGGCTGCTCTGCGTCAACACCGCCACGTGTGCCATCACAAACTACTCTCTCACACATGAGGTAAATGCCAAGTACAAGTTGTTCTGGGGCAGCTGGCAGCAGCCAAAGTCAATTTGGGTTGGTGGAGGAAAAAATGAGAAAGTTTCACAAGAAATTTAGAACACTCTGTTTTTTTCAACCTACGTGGTGTTACTGTCACATTATCTTTGCTTTCAGTTATTTGTGTATTTCTGGTATTTCCAAAATGTATATACAGTGATTACTATTCATCTTATTTTGCTTCCTTGTAGATACGTGATGGTGCCTTGAAGGATACCGCTGACATTGCTACACTGAAACCGTGCACGCTCACGTTGGTGGAAGGTATAAAAACCAAGATGCCCTCCATTCTACTGCATTAGTCTAAAAATCAATTATCATTTATCAAGAAATCTGATGATttaatgtttgaccaaatttgttttaaaaaatataatttataatGTCAAATTGgtaccattagattaattatataataaacttattttttTCACGAACGAGGTTTTAAAATCCCTTTTTCattaaggctttgtttggatgCATTAGTATCTACTTCAATCCACgtgtgttggagtggattagaatgaaactttgtTTAATTCcattccaatccacttcaacccaCGTGGATTGaaatgaatacatgcgcatccaaacaaagcCTAAGAGGACATATAGTAAAtttttaaagatataaatgtgaatactattttttataaattgGCTAAATTTGATCATATCAAGAAGTAAATTTTACAAAACGTGTGTccaagttttttaaaaaaaaaatacatttAAGAAGTTATATCACAAAACTACATTTCATGTATCGCAGTACATGTATAAGGAGTTGCATATTAGGAATACATATTGAATGTGCGCTAGTATCACAAATGTACAAATGTATACGTAGTATCCAATGTATGACAAAATATAGGTTCTACTCATTTAAAATTCTTTAAAAAGTATAAACATAACCTTATTTTTTGTGATAAAATTACATTCTTTGATAGACACAGACACTTtgtttgaaaaataaaaaatctagaaTTAAATGCTGCCATTTTTTATGTTTTGATTTCTTGAACTAGTATTCAtattaaaataaatgaaaaagTTTGAAGCTGTCAAAAGTTTTAACTGTTGGAAATGCCAAACACTAAAACTAATTTAGATATTTTTTAGAAAGTTTGAGTAGTTCCTTGTTTTTCCCATGATAAAATGTTTAAAAATAGCCAAAAAGCACCATtgtctgaaaaaagaataaaatctCTCTGACCATCGTCTGTTTCAAATTATagatcgttttgacttttttagataTATAATTTTTGTTATACACTTAAATATACAATATATcaagatacataataaaaattgTATATGTAGAAATGCCAAAACAACCCATAagttgaaatggagggagtaccttTTTCCAGTTTCGATTTTTCAAAAATACCCTTTCATCAAAAGGAATTCTCGAAATAATAGTGCTAATAATAATTAATAATTTTAAAAATGCAGAGGAGTACAGCGAGGAGAGCGCGGTTGAGCACGTCCGGCGTCTGCTGGACATCGTCGcctgcaccacctccttcggccccgcgccgccacctccgccgccgccgtcccccaAGGACGCCGATGGCGCCAAGGAGCCCTCCAGCTCCAGCGCCACCACCAAGGCCGCCGCATCCGCCTCCTCGGGCGGGCGCCGCacggcctcgccgccgccgccctccgccGCCGCGAAGGAGTCGTCAGCCGcaaaggaggcagcagccaaggaGTCCGCGGCTGCGGCAGAGCTGGAGGCTGAGATGAGCGGCGCGTGCCCCCGCCTCGGCGCCTTCTATGAGTTCTTCTCACTCGCCAACCTCACTCCGCCACTCCAGTGTAAGTGGCAGCCTCTCGTTATCTGCAATCCGAAGCACGCATGGGTTATTGGAGTGAAGACGTCTAGCACCCACGATTTGTTGCATTTACGTAAAGTTCTTGATTAATTTCAGTTGCAAGGCGAGTGTTGCAGCCTcgacaggaggagcagccttcggATGACCATCTCTTCTTTCTTGAGGTAAAATGGCTAATAAGTTGCATCTTCTTTTGGCTCATTTGTGCTAGAATGCCTCGTTTTTTTGTTCTGTGGCTGGTGGCCTTAATTAGAGAATCATCTGGTGCTTTTCAGGCAAAGCTTTGTAGTGGGAAATTCATTGTTATTGAAGCTCGACGAAAGGGATTCTTCAGTTTAGGAAAGCAGCGAGTCTTGTGCCATAACCTAGTCGATCTTCTGAGGCATCTGAGTAGACCATTTGATAATGTTAGTCTATCTCCCTGAACTTCTGGATTTTTTTCATAATTGGTTAATAgtatcttttttttttagaaaacacaGGAGAGCTGCGCTTCATTGCATTAGAGAGAGAAAAAGGTCCCATACAACTCCCTTCTCTCATACGGGGACCAAATATGAGAGATAGTTCAACAGAACAAAAACTAGCCTATGAAACAGAAAAGCACATGACCAAAACTTGACCTAGCTGTTTAAATTACACCAGTTAGGCCTAGGCCTTGCAGCTTCTTAGCGCCAGCCAGATACCAAAGGCTGTGTTCGTCTTTGAGGTCTCTCATAAGATAGTATCTTGAATGCTGAAGATATTTGACCTTGTtatttagtgcccaccttgtaatTATTACTATTTTCTGAACCATAGCAAAACTGATTCATAATCCAAGGAGGATTTCAGGATCTCCTTCACTTTGATTAAAATGACTGATATCTGTTTGTGAAGAGTGTGTGTCTTTCTCAGTATCGAAATATACTCAACTGGCATAATTTTAGGTTTAGCATGATAAAACCTTTTGTGGGATTGCAAATCAAAAGCAATTCGTTTATGCCTAATGCTGTTTTAATAGTAATGTGGACATGCTGTTGCAGAAAGTAAATTCTACATCCGTGTTTCTTTTATGATCGTGTCATGAGAAATATTGGAATCACAAATTGCTAAAGTGCAACAGAGTCATCTAATCACCGGCAATTATAAGTTGCAAGATTTTCCATCATACTTGATGTTTCATACTACTGCCAAtatgttccatgttgctaagtTCTTTCATTATGTCTAACTTTATGTCTATCCTTTTTGTTGTTTGGATATGTTTTAGGCTTATGAAGATCTTATGAAGGCATTTTTGGAACGAAACAAGGTTTGCTATTACCTCATTCGTTTTCGATGTTGGAAATTATCAGGGGTGGAGCTAGAATTATCCCAAGCATAGGGCTAGTAGTGCCGTCTTAGCCTTTATCGCTCTAATCCATTGATTCTCAGAGTATTTTGGTTTAGCATTCTAGTTCTACGCCTAGGGCTAGAGCCCTAGGCCAAAGCTGCTGTAGGCCTTCACCCCTGTAAAGTATTCACATTAGTTCTATTAGAATTATGTTATATGATCAGGCATGCATTATAATAGTATGGTTGATTTGAATCAGAACTAGTTAAATGTTAATGTACTTGTACTTCAagtagaaaataaaaattttggtTGTGTTCTCTTCTGGGAATACCTTTTCTACTCGTATAGATATGCTCATGTACCTTCATAACCTGTTTCAACAATATTGGTTGCATATAGTGCTTTCTGCTTTTGTTGAAGCACCTTAATTCAGCACTCATGTATTGCAAAAGTGTTGAATCTTCATGGATAAGTCCAGTTTTCTGGTACCCAAGTACTTCTTTCCAAATTATaggttgttttggcttttctagatacataatttttactatgtatctagacatagctttatctctagaaaagccaaaacaaccaATAATTTGGGCCGGAGTGAGTACATTGAGCTATGCTGCATCTTTGTTTGATAAATCTTTCTCTTATTCCATTGTTATGTCCTTAACCTAGTTGGTGTCTTTCTTACATTGCAGTTTGGCATTTTTTTGATATAAACCTTTCTCCGATTCGATTGTCATGTCCTTACCTAGTTGGTGTCGCTCTTACATTGCAGTTTGGAAATTTTCCTTATGGGTTTCGTGCAAATACATGGCTTGTTCCTCCAATTGCTGCCCAGTCACCATCAACATTTCCTCCTCTTCCTGCTGAGGATGAAACATGGGGAGGCAGTGGAGGTGGTTGGGGGAGGGATGGAAAGAGCGACATGGTGCCATGGGCAGATGAATTTCTCTCTCTCAAATCCATGCCTTGCAAAACTGCTGAGGAGAGGGAACTCCGTGACAGGAGAGCATTCCTACTTCACAGCCTCTTTGTAGATGTTGCTATCTTTCGGGCTATTGCAGCAGTAAGGCATGTAATGGAAAGTACAGAGTTATCGGCATCAACCAAGATAGATGAAGTTTTGTATTCTGAGGCAGTGGGAAATTTTAGCATCACTGTCACAAGAGATTCTTCAGATGCAAGCTGCAAGTTGGACACTAAGATAGATGGAAACAGAGCCACAGGAATGGACTCTAAGAATCTTGCGGAAAGGAACCTTTTGAAAGGAATAACTGCAGATGAAAACACAGCTGCCCATGTAAGGGTTCTAAATTAAGGTTGCCTTGTTCATATTCTGCACAAACTATAGTAATTTCTTATTTTTCTCTCTAATGTTGCAGGATGTTGACAGTTTGGGCATTATCAACCTTAGATATTGTGGGTATGTTGCAGTAGCAAAGGTGGACAATATCGACAAAACCAAAGTAAACTCTTCTATCAAGCCTATGAATATCGCAGATCAACCTGAAGGGGGTGCACATGCATTGAACATTAACAGGTTAATAACAAGAGTACAGCAATGCTTCTATGTTATTCTCTAGATTTTATTTGTGCTTCATCCTGTCTTTTGTTGATGAACTGCTCATTTGTTTAGTTTGAGGATGCTCTTTGTTGATGAACTGCTCATTTGTTTAGTTTGAGGATGCTCCTTAATGAAGCCACTTCTACTGGGGAGAAGAAGATATCAAACCTTTTACAAAATCATAGGCAGGAAGAACTAATTGCGGCACAAACTTTTGTTGAGAAATTATTGAAGGGAAGTCTTCAAAAGCTTGAGGAAGAGGAAAATGTAAAAGAGTCATTTATGAGATGGGAACTTGGTGCCTGCTGGGTTCAGCATTTGCAGGATCAGAAAAATTCTGATAAGGATAAAAAGCAAGGTGGTGAGAAGGATAAGAAGAAAACAGTGGACAAATCTAAAGAACCAAAGATTGAAGGGCTAGGGAAGCCTCTCAAAGCTCTTAAGAATGTGAAAAATGTTAATTCTGCTGACCTGGGTTCCTCATTGGGGCCCAAAAGCTCTGCAGAAAGCCAGAAAGACAAGCCATCAGATGTTGAATTGCCTCAAGGAGAGTCTAGTGCTTCTGAGAATGAAAACCTGCTGAAGGATTTATTACCAGAATCTGCTTTTACAAGGTTGAAAGAATCTGAAACTGGGCTCCACCAGAAGGTGATGCATCTCTTTTCAATACAACTGAAAAGTCAACTTAGCTTTATTTGTATTGTGTTTAACTGATGAATGGTAAAACAGTCTTTGTTGTACAAATGCTCATTGTATTATAATTCTCCATGAAGACTGTAGAGTAACCTTGTTTGTTGTACAGTCACCACCTGAGTTGATTGAGATGGCTCTGAAGTACTACGATGAAGTTGCACTTCCTAAGCTGGTATGTATCGATATCTGAGATTATGAGTTTTATGACAAACCCAGGGGAGCATCTTCTCCTGTGGTCAAGTTTTTAATGGCATTATGAGTGATAGATTTCCATGTGGCATTTTTTTTCCGAGTCAGAAGCCTAATAACTAATCAAAGAAAATATTCAGGTTGCTGATTTTGGTTCTCTGGAACTTTCACCTGTTGACGGTAGGACCTTGACTGATTTCATGCATACCAGAGGCCTACGGATGCGCTCTCTAGGACGAGTTGTAAGTTTCAAATTCTGGTTTACATTTGATAGAATGAATGCCTTTCTTTCCAATTTCTTTGTAAATGCTGACTAGATAACTATCTGTATAGGTCAAGCTTTCAGAGAAGCTTTCACATGTTCAGTCCTTATGTGTGCATGAGATGATAGTGCGTGCTTTCAAGCATATCGTCCGCTCTGTGATTTCTGCTATTTCAGACATGCGACAATTAGCACTAACAATAGCTGCAGCGTTGAACTTACTGCTTGGTGTTCCTGAATCTGATGTCTCTGGAAGTTCTCCTAATGTACATCCCCTAGTATGGAGATGGCTGGTGACCTTCTTGAAAAGGAGATATGAATTTGAGCTCATGGAGAAACATTACCATGATGTGAGGAAATATGCTGTCCTTAGAGGACTATGCCATAAGGTAAAAGTTCatatttttttatcttttttattATAAAAATTTCATCCTGATGTGGTGTGCTCTAATTGAGGATAATCATTGCTTTTAGGTGGGCATTGAGTTGGCACCCCGAGATTTCATTATGGATTGCTCTTTCCCATTCCATAAGCAGGACATTATTAGCCTGGTACCTGTACATAAGGTAAAGTTTGCAAGATAGGGTTATTATCCTTCTGAAATTAATTTGGTTCATCATATCTAATCAGTTATATGGTTTCTGTGATGAAATGTACATCAGTCATGATCACCAGTAGTTTACAGCTTTTTATATTTATTAATATTTTGTTAGCCTTAACAGGAAATGACATAAAAATGCAACTAACTTGATTTTTCCATAATATGCAGCAAGTTGCATGCTCATCTGCAGATGGTAGGCAACTGCTAGAATCCTCTAAAACTGCCCTTGACAAGGGTAAACTTGAAGATGCTGTCAATTATGGGACCAAGGTATCTTTCTAAAATCACGTGTAGATATCACATCTTTTTTCATATAATATTCATTGATTTCTATTTTTCTCTACGATAATACAGGCTCTTTCCAAGCTCATAACTGTATGTGGTCCCTACCACCGAATGACAGCTGGAGCTTATAGTCTGCTAGCTGTTGTTTTGTACCATACTGGTGATTTTAATCAGGTATATTGTGTTGCAGCTGAAAATAAATCAGATCATttgataaattgctaaacatttTCAGACAATTCTAGGTGGCTACAACTAAACATGGTTCAAAACAATGATTATATATGCTTACACAATATGTTAAAGGATTAAAGTAATCATAGCACTAAAAGACATATGATACATTTctggaaaataaaataaatatgatATCTTTTAAGGAGAAATTGTGTTACATCTTACATGTGTATGGTGAAACAAAGTACCAGAGAGCATGTGATGACTAATCAATTGATGATTTTAAGGCCAACGTTCCTGTAGATAATAAGCTTTGTGACAGTGTCTGTTCTAGCTTTTGACATGTTAAAAAAAATACTGCAGGCTACTATTTATCAGCAAAAGGCCCTAGACATCAACGAGAGGGAACTTGGACTTGACCACCCTGATACTATGAAGAGCTATGGAGACCTTGCTGTG
Above is a genomic segment from Miscanthus floridulus cultivar M001 chromosome 3, ASM1932011v1, whole genome shotgun sequence containing:
- the LOC136541692 gene encoding protein REDUCED CHLOROPLAST COVERAGE 1-like, which translates into the protein MAPKSKRGKGKGEKKKKDEKVLPVAIDISVNLPDQSHVILKGISTDRIIDVRRLLCVNTATCAITNYSLTHEIRDGALKDTADIATLKPCTLTLVEEEYSEESAVEHVRRLLDIVACTTSFGPAPPPPPPPSPKDADGAKEPSSSSATTKAAASASSGGRRTASPPPPSAAAKESSAAKEAAAKESAAAAELEAEMSGACPRLGAFYEFFSLANLTPPLQFARRVLQPRQEEQPSDDHLFFLEAKLCSGKFIVIEARRKGFFSLGKQRVLCHNLVDLLRHLSRPFDNAYEDLMKAFLERNKFGNFPYGFRANTWLVPPIAAQSPSTFPPLPAEDETWGGSGGGWGRDGKSDMVPWADEFLSLKSMPCKTAEERELRDRRAFLLHSLFVDVAIFRAIAAVRHVMESTELSASTKIDEVLYSEAVGNFSITVTRDSSDASCKLDTKIDGNRATGMDSKNLAERNLLKGITADENTAAHDVDSLGIINLRYCGYVAVAKVDNIDKTKVNSSIKPMNIADQPEGGAHALNINSLRMLLNEATSTGEKKISNLLQNHRQEELIAAQTFVEKLLKGSLQKLEEEENVKESFMRWELGACWVQHLQDQKNSDKDKKQGGEKDKKKTVDKSKEPKIEGLGKPLKALKNVKNVNSADLGSSLGPKSSAESQKDKPSDVELPQGESSASENENLLKDLLPESAFTRLKESETGLHQKSPPELIEMALKYYDEVALPKLVADFGSLELSPVDGRTLTDFMHTRGLRMRSLGRVVKLSEKLSHVQSLCVHEMIVRAFKHIVRSVISAISDMRQLALTIAAALNLLLGVPESDVSGSSPNVHPLVWRWLVTFLKRRYEFELMEKHYHDVRKYAVLRGLCHKVGIELAPRDFIMDCSFPFHKQDIISLVPVHKQVACSSADGRQLLESSKTALDKGKLEDAVNYGTKALSKLITVCGPYHRMTAGAYSLLAVVLYHTGDFNQATIYQQKALDINERELGLDHPDTMKSYGDLAVFYYRLQHTELALKYVKRALYLLHLTCGPSHPNTAATYINVAMMEEGLGNVHVALRYLHKALKCNQKLLGTDHIQTAASYHAIAIALSLMEAYSLSVQHEQTTLQILRAKLGPDDLRTQDAAAWLEYFESKVIEQQEAARNGTRKPDASIASKGHLSVSDLLDYINPDQESKGRDSESGKRRYSSIKILSHSNESSNGASPEISPRDSNLIIDEEQQVTEPSKDDSTKIISEAEVKQTPESFEHPAPSELQLDIAEVNINAPKEVIEVENSEPEDGWQPVQRPKSAGGPGKQMKHYRPTTRKVYEPDSHDPTYTSQYKARNSYSNNRYYFLRKRTVVPTTYTDPQQHVKVQTSGARFGRKIYKAVTYRVKPGTATTEVLDTFKSTEQMSGKAESQVTYSQAHNPTSTDHKESESHGTLVASSGNAPSYKDVALARPGTIAKTQIQKPRDDVPQNQPSLGQIIAQEMKDSLVDLLKVEQGPVSANTNNSKEETNVLGKLQKLEETKFSEGELEIENLGKDRLQDLPIPKAEESGIGSEPVNSPKDANVLSNTSQELSSSNNDGAAIEFSESTGSVKTEQTEKSDTEFFEALPRSIENISVSASTTNAGSLEGVGSEKFKPNLVLSNIDLREMPNKKLSASAPPFNPSPPSVLSPLSGNVGLPPPGAIPGVGPWPVNVSLHPGHSTMVPSGPPLCTSPHHLYPPAPRSPNLMHPVPFIYPPYSQPQVVPSTTFPMNTNIFRPNHYGWQPYMGPAPSEFVPMSSWSSSHTVDFIPTPHVVDPISQSLADKHIQSDAAVVSIGPSLDSNAAVAKEEMETPAVVVSGNLISNKHDDQDKQLKDAIRIELSPDMQEDNRHDEGSFRIYVKGKSRRKQTLRIPISLLNKTYGSRSFKLVYNKVVRENDIFRPSSVSFAEVVSSGN